The Armatimonadota bacterium genome has a segment encoding these proteins:
- a CDS encoding terminase, whose product MSASKIARFSKKKREIFLQALSETGIVSTACSAAGIVRATAYKHKSEDVKFEAEWEDALESAVDAMEVEAHRRAVTGCLEPVFYQGEEVGHIRRYSDTLLMFLMKSRKPEKFRDNHSVELTGKDGAPINDCSAKERLIDMLDRLSDRMDNAQNTGEEK is encoded by the coding sequence ATGTCTGCATCAAAAATTGCTCGCTTTTCAAAGAAGAAGAGGGAAATCTTTCTCCAAGCGCTCAGCGAGACAGGTATTGTGTCAACGGCATGCAGCGCTGCGGGAATAGTTCGAGCTACAGCATATAAACATAAATCAGAAGATGTTAAATTTGAGGCTGAGTGGGAAGACGCTCTCGAATCCGCAGTCGATGCGATGGAAGTTGAAGCTCACCGAAGAGCTGTGACTGGTTGCCTGGAGCCGGTGTTCTATCAGGGCGAGGAGGTCGGCCATATCAGGCGCTATTCCGACACCCTGTTGATGTTCCTCATGAAGAGCCGAAAACCGGAGAAGTTTAGAGACAACCACTCTGTTGAGCTCACGGGCAAGGATGGCGCTCCAATTAATGATTGTTCGGCCAAAGAGCGGCTTATAGATATGCTCGATAGGTTATCTGATCGCATGGATAATGCTCAAAACACAGGTGAAGAAAAATGA
- a CDS encoding terminase family protein has product MEAGRNTLSGREAEESLAARFIKLSLEERLAYLGSLSEADAETLIYDWAFWARPAQLPPPGDWFCWLIMAGRGFGKTRTGAEWVIARMKSGRFGHAALIGETAADVRDVMIEAGESSILKISPPWFMPVYEPSKRRLTWPNGAIAIAYSGEDPDQLRGPQHDTAWTDEPAKWKYADETWSNMEFGLRLGPQPQACATTTPRPTKLIRDLVQDPQTVVTSGSTYDNYANLSPNFIQRVVKRYEGTRLGLQELHAKLLTDVPGALWKRSMIDALRVRSAPSLIRVVVGVDPAVSDSTAEDADEAGILIVGLAENGHAYVLEDKSLQGGPLEWASAAIAGYWEHQADRIAAEVNNGGEMVILTIKSVDQNVATKKLWASRGKYTRAEPIAAFYEQGFVHHVGAFAELEDELCNWVPTSGKSPNRLDALVWALTELMVEGDGGFGAYSSAGESRGSIYRLGG; this is encoded by the coding sequence ATGGAAGCAGGCAGGAATACTCTGAGTGGGCGAGAGGCCGAAGAGTCGCTCGCCGCTCGATTTATCAAGTTGTCGCTGGAGGAGCGACTGGCCTACCTAGGCTCACTCAGCGAAGCAGATGCAGAGACTCTTATCTACGATTGGGCGTTTTGGGCGCGTCCTGCGCAGTTGCCTCCTCCAGGCGATTGGTTTTGCTGGCTCATCATGGCAGGACGCGGGTTCGGGAAAACGCGAACTGGTGCAGAGTGGGTTATTGCCCGCATGAAAAGTGGACGATTCGGCCATGCTGCACTGATCGGCGAAACCGCCGCCGATGTGCGCGATGTTATGATCGAGGCCGGGGAATCATCGATACTAAAGATTTCGCCGCCGTGGTTCATGCCCGTATACGAGCCGTCTAAACGGCGATTGACATGGCCGAATGGAGCTATTGCAATCGCTTATTCGGGAGAGGACCCCGACCAGCTCCGAGGACCACAGCATGATACTGCTTGGACCGATGAACCGGCCAAGTGGAAGTATGCTGATGAAACCTGGAGCAATATGGAGTTTGGTCTCAGGCTAGGTCCTCAGCCTCAAGCTTGTGCAACAACGACGCCGAGACCGACGAAACTCATTCGAGATTTGGTTCAGGACCCACAGACAGTAGTGACTTCAGGCTCGACGTATGACAATTACGCAAATCTATCACCAAATTTCATTCAGCGTGTGGTCAAACGCTATGAGGGCACGCGATTAGGTCTGCAGGAACTCCACGCAAAACTTCTAACAGACGTGCCTGGTGCTCTTTGGAAGCGATCAATGATCGATGCTCTACGAGTTCGGTCCGCTCCGTCACTAATAAGAGTGGTTGTGGGGGTTGACCCCGCTGTTTCGGATTCGACGGCAGAGGATGCGGACGAGGCCGGTATCCTCATCGTCGGGTTGGCTGAAAACGGTCATGCTTATGTGCTTGAGGATAAGAGTTTGCAGGGTGGTCCTCTCGAATGGGCATCTGCTGCAATAGCGGGATATTGGGAACACCAAGCGGATCGGATTGCTGCAGAGGTCAATAATGGCGGCGAGATGGTCATATTGACGATCAAATCAGTTGATCAGAATGTCGCAACCAAGAAGCTTTGGGCGAGTAGAGGCAAATACACACGGGCGGAACCGATAGCAGCATTTTACGAACAGGGTTTCGTTCATCACGTCGGCGCGTTCGCCGAACTTGAAGACGAGTTATGTAATTGGGTTCCCACCAGCGGAAAAAGTCCTAACCGACTCGATGCTCTGGTTTGGGCTCTTACTGAATTGATGGTGGAAGGTGACGGCGGTTTTGGCGCTTATTCATCTGCGGGTGAATCACGAGGTAGTATTTATCGCCTTGGAGGATAG
- a CDS encoding VRR-NUC domain-containing protein, with protein sequence MNQEIWTTEQYREYQRGGEIKLPSPDATETLWQAKVEQLFRRYGWLCYHAKKPKRDQAGFPDLWAVHFSFKRLVIAELKTKRRKVTDEQQEWIDALIAANQEVYVWRLPEDWQEVELVARGQKAK encoded by the coding sequence AAATCTGGACAACCGAACAATATCGCGAATATCAGCGTGGTGGTGAGATCAAGCTGCCCAGTCCTGACGCTACTGAAACGCTGTGGCAAGCAAAGGTCGAGCAACTTTTCAGACGTTATGGATGGCTTTGTTATCACGCGAAAAAACCAAAACGTGACCAGGCAGGATTTCCCGACCTTTGGGCAGTCCACTTTAGTTTCAAGAGGCTTGTAATCGCTGAGCTTAAAACAAAGCGGCGGAAAGTCACTGATGAACAGCAGGAGTGGATAGATGCTTTGATTGCTGCGAATCAAGAGGTCTATGTTTGGCGGCTGCCGGAGGATTGGCAAGAAGTTGAACTTGTAGCAAGAGGCCAAAAGGCCAAATAA